One window of the Tachypleus tridentatus isolate NWPU-2018 chromosome 10, ASM421037v1, whole genome shotgun sequence genome contains the following:
- the LOC143228138 gene encoding uncharacterized protein LOC143228138 yields MKCILLVASMLMAVIFSLPRAKRAAFELPDGAQLIVDSINTGFSCDGLGHGYYADVTNNCQIFHVCVPSVLDNGDQTIYQYSFFCGNQTVFNQLTLTCAFQEEAIPCANAPDFYFVNDNIGIEDALFLTDDDVQRANQLIGGYGSRVQKK; encoded by the exons ATGAAGTGTATTTTACTCGTAG CTTCCATGCTAATGGCAGTGATCTTTTCCTTACCACGG GCAAAACGAGCTGCTTTTGAACTGCCAGACGGCGCGCAGCTCATTGTGGACAGTATAAACACAGGTTTCTCCTGTGATGGGCTTGGACATGGCTATTATGCTGATGTGACTAACAATTGCCAGATATTCCACGTATGTGTTCCGTCGGTGTTGGATAATGGAGACCAAACCATTTATCAGTACAGCTTTTTCTGTGGTAATCAGACCGTTTTTAACCAACTGACTCTCACTTGTGCCTTCCAAGAAGAAGCTATACCTTGTGCAAACGCTCCTGACTTTTACTTCGTCAATGACAACATAGGAATTGAGGACGCACTTTTCTTGACTGATGATGATGTACAGAGAGCAAATCAACTCATTGGTGGGTATGGTTCTCgtgtacagaaaaaataa